A genomic window from Canis aureus isolate CA01 chromosome 2, VMU_Caureus_v.1.0, whole genome shotgun sequence includes:
- the CETN3 gene encoding centrin-3 isoform X1, whose product MSLALRNELVVDKTKRKKRRELSEEQKQEIKDAFELFDTDKDEAIDYHELKVAMRALGFDVKKADVLKILKDYDREATGKITFEDFNEVVTDWILERDPHEEILKAFKLFDDDDSGKISLRNLRRVARELGENMSDEELRAMIEEFDKDGDGEIVGCCPKLALKQLHSVRVLSSVA is encoded by the exons ATGAGTTTAGCTCTGAG AAATGAGCTTGTAGTagacaaaacaaagagaaaaaaaagaagagaactctctgaagaacagaaacaagaaattaaagatgCTTTTGAACTATTTGACACAGACAAAGATGAAGCAATAGATTATCATGAACTAAAG GTGGCAATGAGAGCCTTGGGGTTTGATGTAAAAAAAGCTGATGTACTGAAGATTCTTAAAGATTATGACAGAGAAGCCACAGGGAAAATCACCTTTGAAGATTTTAATGAAGTTG TGACAGACTGGATATTGGAAAGAGATCCAcatgaagaaatattaaaggcaTTTAAACtgtttgatgatgatgattcaGGTAAAATAAGCTTGAGGAATTTGCGACGTGTTGCCAGAGAATTGGGTGAAAACATGAGTGATGAAGAACTTCGGGCTATGATAGAAGAATTTGATAAAGATGGTGATGGAGAAA TTGTTGGCTGTTGCCCTAAACTAGCTTTAAAGCAACTCCATTCTGTAAGGGTACTATCTTCAGTGGCATAG
- the CETN3 gene encoding centrin-3 isoform X2, whose protein sequence is MSLALRNELVVDKTKRKKRRELSEEQKQEIKDAFELFDTDKDEAIDYHELKVAMRALGFDVKKADVLKILKDYDREATGKITFEDFNEVVTDWILERDPHEEILKAFKLFDDDDSGKISLRNLRRVARELGENMSDEELRAMIEEFDKDGDGEINQEEFIAIMTGDI, encoded by the exons ATGAGTTTAGCTCTGAG AAATGAGCTTGTAGTagacaaaacaaagagaaaaaaaagaagagaactctctgaagaacagaaacaagaaattaaagatgCTTTTGAACTATTTGACACAGACAAAGATGAAGCAATAGATTATCATGAACTAAAG GTGGCAATGAGAGCCTTGGGGTTTGATGTAAAAAAAGCTGATGTACTGAAGATTCTTAAAGATTATGACAGAGAAGCCACAGGGAAAATCACCTTTGAAGATTTTAATGAAGTTG TGACAGACTGGATATTGGAAAGAGATCCAcatgaagaaatattaaaggcaTTTAAACtgtttgatgatgatgattcaGGTAAAATAAGCTTGAGGAATTTGCGACGTGTTGCCAGAGAATTGGGTGAAAACATGAGTGATGAAGAACTTCGGGCTATGATAGAAGAATTTGATAAAGATGGTGATGGAGAAA TAAATCAAGAGGAGTTCATTGCTATTATGACTGGTGACATTTAA